Below is a genomic region from Geoglobus acetivorans.
TTTCATCAAGGAGTTTTTCACCGGGTTAACTACCCAGGGAAAAACAATGGACAAAGCGGTTGAGAATATGCGAGAGGCTGTGAGAATGTATCTCGAAAGGATGCCTGAGGTGCTGGAGGAGATCGAAGAGAAAGATGTCGTTGGAGTTGTAAATATCGAAATCGATGCATTATTTGATGAAGATCCACTCGAGTCCACTGATTCACCATGATCTTGCTTTTTAAACAGGTTCCTGCGAGCCTCTGCGTTCCTTAGTTTCCATTCTGTTTTTAAGATGCTCTGCATTTTGATGGAGTTCGATGCAGGTAAAAATTTGAAATATGTCTCAATTATTTTACCTGATTCTTCCTGATGGGGTTTTAAAAACAGGATTCTGAATGACAGGATTTATGCTCAAGAATTGCCTGTGGATTTAGAAAAGAACAATAAATTTTAAAAACTCCATAAAATCCTATTAATTGTGTCATGTGTTCACGAGGGTGGAGGTAGGGACTGGGCGCGGATGCCAAATGGCATCATCAAGCCCCACCCATACTGCTGCTCCTGTGGCACGATGAAAAA
It encodes:
- a CDS encoding type II toxin-antitoxin system HicB family antitoxin, with amino-acid sequence MRLYAILWKEGNLFFIKEFFTGLTTQGKTMDKAVENMREAVRMYLERMPEVLEEIEEKDVVGVVNIEIDALFDEDPLESTDSP